From the Aphelocoma coerulescens isolate FSJ_1873_10779 unplaced genomic scaffold, UR_Acoe_1.0 HiC_scaffold_375, whole genome shotgun sequence genome, one window contains:
- the LOC138101636 gene encoding protein capicua homolog, which translates to MSAGAEAWSQRDPVGEGPPSPAPPDPAERWAPPPAATPPAGPSSTAPSPPAAPEGPPRAAPPPPAPPPAEGGAKKAKLRPPPLKKTFDSVDKVLSEVDFEERFAELPEFRPEEVLPSPTLQALATSPRTILGSYRKKRKNSTELEPGGDDPSSPKRKLRRRSSCGSDPTTPKSAKCEGDIFTFERPGGEGEDVLGELEYDKVPFSSLRRTLDQRRALVMQLFQEHGFFPSAQATAAFQSRFADIFPTKLCLQLKIREVRQKIMQAATPTDPAPPTDPDGPAPSAEATPPPAAPANPGPPSSSSDPAPSAEATPPSPPAGGGGAR; encoded by the exons ATGAGCGCGGG cgcCGAGGCCTGGAGCCAGCGGGACCCCGTGGGGGAGGGGccgcccagccccgccccccccgacCCG GCGGAGCGctgggccccgccccccgcggcCACGCCCCCCGCCGGCCCCTCCTccaccgccccctccccccccgccgcccccgaggggcccccccgcgccgcccctcccccaccggcccctccccccgccgaGGGCGGGGCCAAGAAGGCGAAGCTGCGACccccccccctcaaaaaaaccttCGACTCGGTGGACAa GGTGCTGTCGGAGGTGGATTTCGAGGAGCGCTTCGCGGAGCTCCCCGAGTTCCGGCCCGAGGAGgtgctcccctcccccaccctgcaGGCCCTGGCCACCTCCCCCCGGACCATCCTGGGCAGTTACCGCAAGAAGCGCAAGAACTCCACAG agctggagcCGGGCGGGGACGACCCCTCCTCGCCCAAGCGGAAGCTGCGGCGCCGCTCGAGCTGCGGCTCCGACCCCACCACCCCCAAAAGCGCCAAATGCGAGGGCGACATCTTCACCTTCGAGAGGCCCG GGGGGGAGGGTGAGGACGTTTTGGGGGAGCTCGAGTACGACAAGGTCCCGTTCTCGTCCCTGCGCCGCACCCTGGACCAGCGCCGGGCCCTGGTGATGCAGCTCTTCCAGGAGCACGGCTTCTTCCCCTCGG CCCAGGCCACGGCCGCGTTCCAGTCGCGATTTGCCGACATTTTCCCGAccaagctgtgcctgcagctcaAGATCCGCGAGGTGCGCCAGAAGATCATGCAGGCGGCCACGCCCACCGACCCGGCCCCGCCCACCGACCCCgacggccccgccccctccgccgaggccacgccccctcccgccGCGCCGGCCAATCCGGGCCCGCCCTCCTCGTCCTCCgaccccgccccctccgccgaggccacgcccccctcgccccccgcgggcgggggcggcgcgcgCTGA
- the LOC138101633 gene encoding small ribosomal subunit protein eS19, with translation MPGVTVKDVNQQEFVRALAAFLKKSGKLKVPEWADTVKLAKHKELAPYDENWFYTRAASTARHLYLRGGAGVGSMAKVYGGRQRRGVRPSHFSRGSGAVARRVLQALEALKVVEKDQDGGRKLTPQGQRDLDRIAGQVAAASKKH, from the exons ATGCCCGGGGTCACGGTGAAGGACGTGAACCAGCAGGAGTTCGTGCGGGCGCTCGCCGCCTTCCTCAAGAA GTCGGGGAAGCTGAAGGTGCCCGAGTGGGCGGACACGGTGAAGCTGGCCAAGCACAAGGAGCTGGCGCCCTATGACGAGAACTGGTTTTACACGCGGGCAG CCTCCACAGCCCGGCACCTGTACCTGCGGGGCGGCGCCGGCGTGGGCTCCATGGCCAAGGTTTACGGCGGCCGCCAGCGCCGCGGGGTCCGGCCCAGCCACTTCAGCCGCGGCTCGGGCGCCGTGGCGCGCCGGGTGCTGCAGGCGCTCGAGGCGCTCAAGGTGGTGGAGAAGGACCAGGACGG ggGCCGCAAGTTGACTCCGCAGGGGCAGCGGGACCTGGATCGCATCGCGGGGCAG GTCGCCGCCGCCAGCAAGAAGCACTGA